A stretch of the Deinococcus sp. YIM 134068 genome encodes the following:
- the tmk gene encoding dTMP kinase, with protein sequence MTLLITFEGPEGAGKSTQLARLASRLVGAGVPHVVTREPGGTELGARVREVLLDPDLAIDPLPEFLLYSASRAQLVQEVIRPALARGEVVVCDRYADSSRAYQGAGRGLDAELLETVTREATAGLTPDLTVLLDLDPAMGLARAASRGQPDRLERADLAFHTRVRAGFLALAAREPGRFLTLDATRDPDALERDIWAVVGERLGRAVAPSP encoded by the coding sequence ATGACCCTCCTGATCACCTTCGAGGGACCGGAGGGCGCGGGCAAAAGCACGCAGCTCGCGCGGCTCGCCTCTCGGCTGGTGGGGGCGGGCGTGCCGCACGTCGTCACGCGGGAGCCGGGGGGGACGGAGCTGGGGGCGCGGGTGCGGGAGGTCCTGCTCGACCCCGACCTCGCCATCGACCCGCTGCCGGAGTTCCTGCTGTACTCGGCGAGCCGGGCGCAACTCGTGCAGGAGGTCATCCGCCCGGCTCTCGCTCGCGGCGAGGTCGTCGTCTGTGACCGCTACGCCGACTCCAGCCGCGCGTATCAGGGGGCGGGGCGGGGGCTGGACGCGGAGCTGCTGGAGACGGTCACGCGGGAGGCGACGGCGGGACTCACGCCCGACCTCACCGTCCTGCTCGACCTCGACCCCGCCATGGGTCTCGCCCGCGCCGCCTCGCGGGGGCAGCCCGACCGCCTGGAGCGGGCCGACCTCGCCTTCCACACCCGTGTCCGGGCGGGGTTCCTGGCCCTCGCCGCCCGCGAGCCGGGGCGCTTCCTCACGCTGGATGCCACCCGCGACCCGGACGCGCTGGAACGTGACATCTGGGCGGTGGTGGGGGAGAGGCTGGGCCGGGCGGTTGCCCCGTCCCCGTGA
- a CDS encoding M16 family metallopeptidase yields the protein MRPTGPNPLRRSLLLTLALLTGAASAQTAPAPQAAPAPTATPQAALPAGVTLISEVEGIREYRLRNGLRVLLFPDTSKTTFTLNVTYLVGSRHEGYGETGMAHLLEHMVFKGTPTSGNILESLGKRGADFNGTTSQDRTNYFETLTNTGDNLAWAVGMEADRMVNSRISAEDLKTEMTVVRNEFESGENSPFGLLYKQTQSVAYDWHNYGNATIGNRSDVENVPVSRLRAFYQRYYQPDNAVVTLAGNFEPGAALNLLATEFGKIRRPFRTLPPLYTAEPAQDGERSLTVRRVGDEQIVLAAYHMPSVRHPDMPALMVLDQILADEPAGRLYKALVQSKQATAIGSLTNSATDPGLMMYAAVLGKDDNLAPAQATLLSTLEGAGKVPFTEEDVARVRTRVVSGYEQLLTKPEEVGVTLSEYIAAGDWRLLFKLRDDIDKVTPADVARVAAAYLKPSNRTLGTFVPTAQPDRVAITPAPSAAELLKGYQGRAGLAAGETIAPEPAALEARVTREKVAGADVALLPKRTRGERVEMTLSLNFGNPDTARTGKDAADFIAPLLTRGSTGLTRQQLADRLETLRTRLTVTGSATGATVRLSTDRKNLPEALTLVRKVLREPTFPEADFEEIRKSSLDGLEAGRSDPETVASQALGRAFMPAGAKRGDLTYVPTLDEEIADTRAVTLAQVRDYYRNVWGAAKAQVSVVGDFDPATIRAAIPEILNGFTSGVPYQRVILPLTTPQTQDLVLNVPDKANAIYLARLNFPLRDDNPDYAALAVAMRVFGSGTDSRLFNRLRQRDGLSYGAGGGVNVSSEDEKGSFTSYAIFNPNVTSQVATAMREELDRARQEGFTAQEIEAAKSAILQETRVSRSEDANLASGLTRQLYLGRTYAFSADLETKIKAVTPEVARDALRKYVNPASLVVVRAGTFPK from the coding sequence ATGCGACCCACTGGACCCAACCCCCTGCGCCGAAGCCTGCTCCTCACCCTTGCCCTCCTGACGGGGGCGGCCTCCGCTCAGACAGCGCCCGCACCACAAGCCGCACCCGCGCCGACCGCCACTCCCCAGGCAGCCCTCCCCGCCGGCGTGACCCTGATCTCCGAGGTGGAGGGCATCCGCGAGTACCGCCTTCGCAACGGCCTGCGGGTGCTGCTCTTCCCCGACACGTCGAAGACGACCTTCACCCTCAACGTGACGTACCTGGTGGGCAGCCGCCACGAGGGCTACGGCGAGACGGGCATGGCGCACCTGCTGGAACACATGGTCTTCAAGGGCACGCCGACGAGCGGCAACATTCTGGAGAGCCTGGGCAAGCGCGGGGCCGACTTCAACGGCACGACGAGTCAGGACCGCACGAACTACTTCGAGACGCTGACGAACACCGGGGACAACCTCGCGTGGGCGGTGGGGATGGAGGCCGACCGCATGGTCAACTCCAGGATCAGCGCGGAAGACCTCAAGACCGAGATGACGGTCGTTCGCAACGAGTTCGAGTCGGGCGAGAACAGCCCCTTCGGGCTGCTGTACAAGCAGACGCAATCGGTCGCCTACGACTGGCACAACTACGGCAACGCCACCATAGGCAACCGCTCGGACGTGGAGAACGTGCCCGTGTCGCGCCTGCGGGCCTTCTACCAGCGGTACTACCAGCCCGACAACGCGGTGGTGACGCTCGCCGGAAACTTCGAGCCGGGCGCGGCGCTGAACCTGCTCGCCACCGAGTTCGGCAAGATTCGGCGGCCCTTCCGCACCCTGCCGCCGCTGTACACCGCCGAACCCGCGCAGGACGGCGAGCGCAGCCTGACCGTGCGCCGGGTGGGCGACGAGCAGATCGTCCTCGCGGCGTACCACATGCCGAGCGTGCGCCACCCCGACATGCCCGCGCTGATGGTGCTGGACCAGATTCTCGCGGACGAACCCGCCGGGCGGCTGTACAAGGCCCTGGTGCAGAGCAAGCAGGCGACGGCCATCGGCAGCCTCACGAACAGCGCGACCGATCCCGGCCTGATGATGTACGCCGCCGTCCTCGGCAAGGACGACAACCTCGCGCCCGCGCAGGCGACCCTGCTCTCCACGCTGGAGGGGGCGGGCAAGGTGCCCTTCACCGAGGAGGACGTGGCCCGCGTCCGTACCCGCGTAGTGAGCGGCTACGAGCAACTGCTGACCAAGCCCGAGGAGGTCGGCGTCACCCTCTCCGAGTACATCGCGGCGGGCGACTGGCGGCTGCTGTTCAAGCTGCGCGACGACATCGACAAGGTGACGCCCGCCGACGTGGCGCGGGTGGCGGCGGCGTACCTCAAGCCGAGCAACCGCACGCTGGGCACCTTCGTCCCGACCGCCCAGCCCGACCGGGTGGCGATCACGCCCGCGCCGAGCGCCGCCGAGCTGCTGAAGGGGTATCAGGGGCGGGCGGGCCTCGCGGCGGGGGAGACCATCGCGCCCGAACCCGCCGCGCTCGAAGCCCGCGTCACCCGCGAGAAGGTGGCGGGGGCGGACGTAGCCCTGCTGCCCAAGCGGACGCGCGGCGAGCGGGTCGAGATGACCCTGAGCCTCAACTTCGGCAACCCCGACACGGCACGCACGGGCAAGGACGCGGCGGACTTCATCGCGCCCCTCCTGACGCGCGGAAGCACGGGCCTGACGCGCCAGCAGCTCGCCGACCGATTGGAGACGCTGCGGACCCGCCTCACCGTGACAGGAAGCGCGACGGGCGCGACCGTGCGCCTGAGCACCGACCGCAAGAACCTCCCGGAGGCGCTGACCCTCGTTCGCAAGGTCCTCCGCGAGCCGACCTTCCCCGAGGCCGACTTCGAGGAGATCAGGAAGTCGAGCCTCGACGGGCTGGAGGCCGGACGCAGCGACCCGGAGACCGTCGCCAGCCAGGCGCTCGGGCGGGCGTTCATGCCGGCGGGCGCGAAGCGCGGCGACCTCACCTACGTCCCCACCCTCGACGAGGAGATCGCGGACACGCGGGCCGTGACGCTCGCGCAGGTGCGCGACTACTACCGCAACGTGTGGGGCGCGGCGAAGGCGCAGGTCTCGGTCGTCGGCGACTTCGATCCGGCGACGATCCGGGCGGCCATCCCGGAGATTCTGAACGGCTTCACGAGCGGCGTGCCCTACCAGCGGGTGATCCTGCCGCTCACCACCCCGCAGACGCAGGACCTGGTGCTCAACGTGCCCGACAAGGCGAACGCGATCTACCTCGCGCGGCTGAACTTCCCGCTGCGCGACGACAACCCCGACTACGCGGCCCTCGCCGTCGCCATGCGTGTCTTCGGCTCGGGCACCGACTCGCGGCTGTTCAACCGACTGCGGCAACGTGACGGTCTGAGCTACGGGGCGGGCGGCGGCGTGAACGTCTCCAGCGAGGACGAGAAGGGGTCCTTCACCTCCTACGCGATCTTCAACCCGAACGTGACCTCCCAGGTCGCCACGGCGATGCGCGAGGAACTCGACCGCGCCCGGCAGGAGGGCTTCACCGCGCAGGAGATCGAGGCCGCCAAATCCGCCATCCTTCAGGAGACGCGTGTCTCCCGCAGCGAGGACGCCAACCTCGCCTCGGGCCTCACGCGCCAGCTCTACCTGGGCCGCACCTACGCCTTCAGCGCCGACCTGGAGACGAAGATCAAGGCCGTCACGCCGGAGGTGGCGCGGGACGCCCTGCGGAAGTACGTGAACCCGGCGAGTCTGGTCGTGGTGCGGGCGGGGACGTTCCCGAAGTAG
- a CDS encoding glyoxalase, with protein MTTLISGLDHVQVEAPAGCEAQAWAFFGDFLGLPELAKPEALRSRGGVWFGLPDGRQLHVGVTPDFVPREKGHPALRCANLAAFCAHCQAHGIPYHADDEAGVARVFLRDPFGNRLEVVGGGYESVPADAAS; from the coding sequence ATGACCACCCTGATCTCCGGGCTGGACCACGTGCAAGTCGAGGCCCCCGCCGGGTGCGAGGCGCAGGCGTGGGCCTTTTTCGGCGACTTCCTCGGCCTGCCCGAACTTGCCAAGCCGGAGGCGCTCCGCTCCAGGGGCGGCGTGTGGTTCGGTCTGCCGGACGGGCGGCAACTCCACGTGGGTGTGACGCCGGACTTCGTGCCGCGCGAGAAGGGGCACCCGGCGCTGCGGTGTGCGAACCTCGCGGCCTTTTGCGCCCACTGTCAGGCACACGGCATTCCCTACCACGCAGACGACGAGGCAGGTGTGGCGCGCGTCTTCCTGCGCGATCCCTTCGGCAATCGGCTGGAGGTCGTGGGGGGCGGATACGAAAGCGTCCCCGCCGACGCTGCCTCCTGA
- a CDS encoding TrmB family transcriptional regulator, producing MSAVIHLQAMGLTEYEARAYTALLALGRAVPARVARQAGIPRPKIYETLERLEGRGLAARVGQNPLEYAPLSAREYLARARRAFDDRLGALDRDLSRLAPDPAPEAVYHLYGEAAIRSLCEDLTLNARRSVYLAGEPTLADRLERLTPRGVELHRAGLAGLPAVAAEGQRAFLLARDGEAALIAHFIEEGGTGEAHGVHTHNPVVVHLIEGYVHLAAQRALAGA from the coding sequence ATGAGCGCCGTGATTCACCTGCAGGCGATGGGGCTGACCGAGTACGAGGCCCGCGCTTACACCGCCCTGCTGGCCCTGGGGCGCGCGGTGCCCGCCCGTGTGGCGCGGCAGGCGGGCATTCCGCGCCCCAAAATCTACGAGACGCTGGAGCGGCTGGAGGGCCGGGGCCTCGCGGCGCGCGTGGGGCAAAATCCGTTGGAATACGCGCCCCTGAGCGCCCGCGAGTACCTGGCACGGGCACGGCGGGCCTTCGACGACCGCCTCGGTGCCCTGGACCGCGACCTCTCGCGGCTGGCCCCCGACCCCGCGCCGGAGGCCGTGTATCACCTCTACGGCGAGGCGGCCATTCGCAGCCTGTGCGAGGACCTGACCCTGAATGCCCGCCGCAGCGTCTACCTGGCGGGCGAACCCACTCTCGCCGACCGTCTGGAGCGCCTCACGCCGCGCGGGGTGGAGTTGCACCGCGCGGGGCTGGCCGGGCTGCCCGCCGTCGCCGCCGAGGGCCAGCGGGCCTTCCTGCTCGCCCGCGACGGCGAGGCGGCCCTCATCGCCCACTTCATCGAGGAGGGGGGCACGGGCGAGGCTCACGGGGTTCACACCCATAACCCGGTGGTGGTCCACCTCATCGAGGGGTACGTGCATCTTGCCGCCCAGCGCGCTCTCGCCGGGGCATAG
- the queG gene encoding tRNA epoxyqueuosine(34) reductase QueG, whose product MNAAELLSDLAVSLGADAVGWAPAHVPAATVAEYAAWLGAGRHAGMGYLERQLPARSDPASRLEGAGSVLVLGVSHAFGEPPVPAGGIRVGRVARYAWTPDYHDQLQPVLTRLEEEAARLGVRARGYVDHGPVMERLFAAGAFLGWRGRSGMNVSTRLGAFVTLAVLLTDLPFEGTHAAHPDRCGRCLRCVASCPTNAIGTDRAIDARRCVSYLTIEHRGPLPHSLRAGVGDWLFGCDVCSEVCPWSVRAGPLARLLEPRPELAHPDLSAFFGLSEREFERRFAGTAFLRPRRKGMARNALTVLGNTRAPEGWTLLLAGTRDPAWEVREAAAWALGQWGETRHVEALLTDPHEGVRTTVHRVLTQAS is encoded by the coding sequence GTGAACGCCGCCGAACTCCTCTCCGACCTCGCCGTGTCGCTCGGTGCGGACGCGGTGGGGTGGGCACCCGCGCACGTCCCGGCGGCGACGGTGGCCGAGTACGCGGCGTGGCTGGGGGCGGGACGGCACGCGGGGATGGGCTACCTGGAGCGGCAGCTTCCGGCCCGTTCGGACCCGGCCTCCCGGTTGGAGGGGGCGGGGAGCGTCCTCGTGCTGGGGGTCTCGCACGCCTTCGGGGAGCCGCCTGTTCCAGCGGGGGGCATCCGGGTGGGCCGCGTCGCCCGCTACGCCTGGACGCCCGATTACCACGACCAGCTTCAACCCGTGCTCACTCGGCTGGAGGAGGAAGCCGCGCGGCTGGGCGTGCGGGCGCGCGGCTATGTGGATCACGGCCCGGTGATGGAGCGCCTGTTCGCGGCGGGCGCTTTTCTGGGCTGGCGCGGCAGGTCGGGGATGAACGTGAGCACGCGGCTGGGCGCTTTCGTGACGCTGGCGGTGCTGCTCACCGACCTTCCCTTCGAGGGCACGCACGCGGCCCACCCCGACCGCTGCGGGCGCTGCCTGCGCTGCGTGGCCTCCTGCCCGACGAACGCCATCGGCACAGACCGGGCCATCGACGCGCGGCGCTGCGTCTCGTACCTCACCATCGAGCACCGGGGGCCGCTGCCGCACAGCCTCCGCGCCGGGGTGGGCGACTGGCTCTTCGGCTGCGACGTGTGTTCCGAGGTCTGCCCGTGGTCGGTGCGAGCAGGGCCGCTCGCCCGGCTGCTGGAGCCTCGGCCCGAGTTGGCGCACCCGGACCTGAGCGCCTTTTTCGGCCTCAGCGAGCGGGAGTTCGAGCGGCGCTTCGCGGGCACGGCCTTCCTGCGCCCCCGTCGCAAGGGAATGGCCCGGAACGCGCTGACCGTGCTGGGCAACACCCGCGCCCCCGAAGGCTGGACGCTCCTTCTCGCAGGCACGCGGGACCCCGCCTGGGAGGTCCGCGAGGCCGCCGCCTGGGCGCTGGGCCAGTGGGGGGAAACGCGGCATGTCGAAGCCCTCCTCACCGACCCGCACGAGGGCGTCCGTACCACCGTCCACCGCGTCTTGACCCAGGCTTCATGA
- a CDS encoding Nif3-like dinuclear metal center hexameric protein, whose amino-acid sequence MTDTTPRRAEVERDTLVRWLNEYLKIDAYPDASMNGLQIEGTSVVRRVAASVDTSVKTLQDAADSGADLLLVHHGLFWGQPLAVTGPHRARVRTAIMADLNLYAAHLPLDAHPEVGNNAMIARALSLQNARPFGEANGQQIGLAGELPFSQSLQDFADRVQKLTGEICLVHGGGGPNVSRLGVLSGGGAGAVAEAAAAGLDTLLTGEPEHKHFHDAFEYGVNVIFAGHYETEVFGVRALAARLEDEFGLPWQFLHHPTGL is encoded by the coding sequence ATGACGGACACCACTCCCCGCCGCGCCGAGGTCGAACGTGACACGCTCGTGCGCTGGCTCAACGAGTACCTGAAGATCGACGCCTACCCCGACGCGAGCATGAACGGCCTCCAGATCGAGGGCACGTCCGTCGTCCGGCGGGTCGCGGCGAGCGTGGACACCAGTGTGAAGACTCTTCAGGACGCGGCGGACAGCGGGGCCGACCTCCTGCTCGTCCACCACGGGCTATTCTGGGGGCAGCCGCTGGCCGTCACCGGGCCGCACAGGGCGCGCGTCCGCACGGCCATCATGGCGGACCTCAACCTCTATGCCGCCCACCTGCCCCTCGACGCCCACCCCGAGGTCGGCAACAACGCGATGATCGCCCGCGCGCTGAGCCTCCAGAACGCGCGGCCCTTCGGGGAGGCGAACGGCCAGCAGATCGGGCTGGCGGGCGAGCTGCCCTTCTCCCAGAGCCTGCAAGACTTCGCCGACCGGGTGCAGAAGCTCACGGGCGAAATCTGCCTCGTCCACGGGGGCGGCGGGCCGAACGTGAGCCGACTGGGGGTCCTCAGCGGTGGGGGCGCGGGCGCGGTCGCCGAGGCGGCGGCGGCAGGTCTCGACACCCTGCTCACGGGTGAGCCGGAGCACAAGCACTTCCACGACGCCTTCGAGTACGGGGTGAACGTCATCTTCGCCGGGCACTACGAGACGGAGGTCTTCGGGGTGCGGGCGCTCGCCGCCCGGCTGGAGGACGAGTTCGGGCTGCCGTGGCAGTTCCTGCATCACCCGACGGGGTTGTGA
- the pgl gene encoding 6-phosphogluconolactonase: MNLRVFPTPEATARAGAEAFVRAAREAVTARGAFHVALAGGNTPRLMYRTLRGMAGVPWPAVHVYFSDERSVGPDSPESNYGAARDELLAHVPIPAGQIHRMEGERRPLEEAASTYEGVLPAKMDLVLLGMGDDGHTASLFPGTAALTAGGRVAANWVPKLDTGRLTFTYPEINAARERWLLVTGAGKSGILREVQAGEGNYPVAGVQDPVWFLDEAAAGQLSR, from the coding sequence ATGAACCTCCGCGTCTTCCCCACCCCGGAGGCCACGGCGCGGGCGGGGGCGGAGGCGTTCGTGCGGGCGGCGCGGGAGGCGGTCACGGCACGGGGGGCCTTCCACGTCGCGCTGGCGGGGGGCAACACGCCCCGGCTGATGTACCGCACGCTTCGGGGGATGGCTGGCGTGCCCTGGCCCGCCGTCCACGTCTATTTCAGCGACGAGCGGAGCGTGGGACCGGACAGCCCGGAGAGCAATTACGGGGCCGCACGGGACGAACTGCTCGCCCACGTCCCCATTCCGGCGGGCCAGATTCACCGCATGGAGGGAGAACGCCGCCCGCTGGAGGAGGCCGCGAGCACATACGAAGGAGTGCTGCCCGCCAAGATGGACCTTGTGCTTCTCGGCATGGGCGACGACGGCCACACGGCGAGCCTCTTCCCCGGTACGGCGGCATTGACGGCGGGGGGACGGGTGGCGGCGAACTGGGTTCCAAAGCTGGACACCGGGCGGCTGACCTTCACCTACCCTGAGATCAACGCGGCCCGCGAACGCTGGCTCCTCGTCACCGGGGCGGGCAAGTCGGGCATCCTGCGCGAGGTGCAGGCCGGGGAGGGGAACTACCCGGTAGCGGGCGTGCAGGACCCGGTGTGGTTTCTGGATGAGGCGGCGGCAGGGCAGTTGAGTCGGTAG
- a CDS encoding nuclear transport factor 2 family protein: MANLTETFMQTLQTIEASGDPMPLVELFADETSLRNMTTQEWHGKEGAQDFWTRYLENFQTIRSEFFHHADDGHTGSMEWEATGQLGDGADIAYRGISVIEHDGQKVSAFRTYYDSAAFVKPAAQ, from the coding sequence ATGGCGAACCTGACCGAGACGTTCATGCAAACCCTCCAGACCATCGAGGCGAGCGGCGATCCCATGCCCCTGGTCGAACTGTTCGCGGACGAGACGAGCCTGCGGAACATGACCACCCAGGAGTGGCACGGCAAGGAGGGCGCTCAGGACTTCTGGACGCGCTACCTGGAGAACTTCCAGACCATCCGCAGCGAGTTTTTCCACCACGCCGACGACGGCCACACCGGCTCGATGGAGTGGGAGGCGACGGGACAGCTGGGGGACGGGGCCGACATCGCCTACCGGGGCATCAGCGTCATCGAGCACGACGGGCAGAAGGTCAGCGCTTTCCGCACGTACTACGATTCCGCCGCGTTCGTGAAGCCTGCGGCGCAGTAG
- a CDS encoding glutaminyl-peptide cyclotransferase — protein MGRMRARSSLPLRLTLMGMALSLVPPFTGSTLAQTTATAPAVLTPNVTARYRHDRAAFTQGLQYVGNGNLVESTGQVGESGVRQVELRSGRVLKSTPTPIASAFGEGVSVLNGVAYHITWQTGVAFALDAATLREVGRYRYEGEGWGLTHDGRNLIMSDGSDRLFWRDPKTFAVTRTLRVTDGGQPVRHLNELEYVQGSVYANVWLTNRIARIDPRTGRVTAWLDVTALTQEASATARRAGQPLTFDDVPNGIAYVPERGTLLLTGKRWPTVFEVRVPGVRVETGTTGRTQPRR, from the coding sequence ATGGGGAGGATGCGCGCCCGCTCCTCTCTCCCGCTCCGCCTGACCCTGATGGGGATGGCCCTGAGCCTCGTGCCTCCCTTCACCGGGTCGACCCTCGCCCAGACGACGGCGACGGCACCCGCCGTGCTGACCCCAAACGTGACGGCCCGCTACCGACATGACCGCGCGGCCTTCACCCAGGGGCTGCAATACGTGGGGAATGGGAACCTGGTCGAGAGCACCGGGCAGGTCGGGGAGTCGGGCGTGCGGCAGGTGGAATTGCGGAGCGGGCGGGTGTTGAAGAGCACGCCGACGCCGATAGCCAGCGCGTTCGGCGAGGGCGTGAGCGTACTGAACGGCGTGGCCTACCACATCACCTGGCAGACGGGAGTAGCCTTCGCGCTCGACGCGGCGACCCTACGAGAGGTCGGGCGCTACCGCTACGAGGGCGAGGGCTGGGGCCTGACCCACGACGGCAGGAACCTGATCATGAGCGACGGCTCGGACCGCCTGTTCTGGCGCGACCCGAAGACCTTCGCCGTCACCCGGACGCTGCGCGTGACCGACGGCGGCCAGCCCGTCCGCCATCTCAACGAACTGGAATACGTGCAGGGCAGCGTCTACGCGAACGTGTGGCTCACCAACCGCATCGCCCGCATCGACCCGAGGACGGGCCGGGTGACGGCGTGGCTCGACGTGACGGCCCTGACGCAGGAGGCGAGCGCCACCGCCCGCCGCGCGGGGCAGCCCCTCACCTTCGACGACGTGCCCAACGGTATCGCCTATGTTCCCGAACGCGGCACCCTGCTGCTGACGGGCAAGCGGTGGCCCACCGTCTTCGAGGTCAGGGTGCCGGGCGTGCGGGTGGAGACGGGGACGACGGGACGGACGCAGCCCCGGCGCTGA
- a CDS encoding glycogen synthase has product MRVVHVGSEVFPFSRTGGLGDVLAALPAVQARLGAEVTVVSPWYAQLAGTPDEVWHGDVPGVGEVRVGELREGEVRFLFVGLAEFERPGLYHTDDVWRFCAFGRAVLPVLQALEITPDVLHGHDWQAGLVVAHAHLTGWRTAFTIHNLQYQGRWTMGEAWGWTGLPEGALGSEGVEFYGDLNLMKAGLTFADRVTTVSPTYAQEITTPQYGEGLDGLLVRLSLEGRLSGIINGLDQDRWDPRTDPDILPFGDAAGKAANTAALRAEFGLDDQPILGVVSRLADQKGMDLLIAALPDLTQAWNVVVLGGGDPFLTAALRGWAQHPRVAFAQGMNEALAHRIYAGSDAFAMPSRFEPCGLSQMISMRYGTLPVVRETGGLADTVPHDVGFRFVDATPEALAAACRETRQAYDDPANWQERMARGMELDFSWDGPARHYLALYAELGEERPEEQPAASDQPPAKV; this is encoded by the coding sequence ATGCGGGTCGTGCATGTGGGGTCGGAAGTGTTCCCGTTCTCGCGGACGGGCGGGCTGGGAGACGTGCTGGCGGCGCTGCCCGCCGTGCAAGCGAGGCTGGGGGCGGAGGTCACGGTCGTCTCGCCGTGGTACGCGCAGCTCGCGGGCACGCCGGACGAGGTGTGGCACGGCGACGTGCCCGGCGTCGGCGAGGTGCGCGTCGGCGAATTGCGGGAGGGCGAGGTGCGCTTCCTCTTCGTGGGTCTGGCCGAGTTCGAGCGGCCCGGCCTGTACCACACGGACGACGTGTGGCGCTTCTGCGCCTTCGGGCGGGCGGTGCTGCCCGTCTTGCAGGCGCTGGAGATCACGCCCGACGTGCTGCACGGGCACGACTGGCAGGCGGGGCTGGTGGTCGCGCACGCGCACCTCACGGGCTGGCGCACGGCCTTCACCATCCATAACCTCCAGTACCAGGGGCGCTGGACGATGGGCGAGGCGTGGGGATGGACGGGGCTGCCGGAGGGTGCCCTCGGCTCGGAGGGCGTGGAGTTCTACGGCGACCTCAACCTGATGAAGGCGGGCCTCACCTTCGCCGACCGGGTGACGACCGTCAGCCCCACCTACGCGCAGGAGATCACCACGCCCCAGTACGGGGAGGGGCTGGACGGCCTGCTCGTGCGCCTCTCACTGGAGGGGCGGCTGAGCGGCATCATCAACGGGCTGGACCAGGACCGCTGGGACCCCCGCACGGACCCCGACATCCTGCCCTTCGGGGACGCCGCCGGGAAGGCCGCGAACACGGCGGCGCTGCGGGCGGAGTTCGGGCTGGACGACCAGCCGATCCTCGGTGTCGTGAGCCGCCTCGCCGACCAGAAGGGCATGGACCTCCTGATCGCGGCGCTGCCGGACCTCACGCAGGCGTGGAACGTGGTCGTGCTGGGGGGCGGCGACCCGTTCCTGACCGCCGCGCTGCGGGGCTGGGCACAGCATCCGCGCGTCGCCTTCGCGCAGGGCATGAACGAGGCGCTCGCGCACCGCATCTACGCGGGGTCGGACGCCTTCGCCATGCCGAGCCGCTTCGAGCCGTGCGGCCTGTCGCAGATGATCTCCATGCGCTACGGCACCCTCCCTGTCGTCCGCGAGACGGGCGGCCTCGCCGACACCGTGCCGCACGACGTGGGCTTCCGCTTCGTGGACGCGACCCCGGAGGCGCTGGCGGCGGCCTGCCGGGAGACGAGGCAGGCTTACGACGACCCGGCGAACTGGCAGGAACGGATGGCGCGCGGCATGGAGCTGGACTTCAGTTGGGATGGCCCGGCGCGGCACTATCTGGCGCTGTACGCGGAATTGGGGGAGGAGCGGCCAGAGGAGCAACCAGCGGCCAGCGACCAGCCACCAGCGAAGGTCTGA
- a CDS encoding glucose-6-phosphate dehydrogenase assembly protein OpcA, translated as MTTATDLRPLGPVETTVRRAQATLDELWAQTDVETRAYTGNIVALTVKKHRERVAEALAGLEGRYAGRQIIGVMDGSGDVIVHASLVPQRGGLYIERLTLGASPEQLQGAILPLLRPATVNHVWWGADTKPEGVLLSELTDIADQVIADSLTLNIPPARHYALADLGWSRSAGWREALAQLFDSPDAARQLPGVDRLTVRYAGRNDLPARLFAGWVASTLGWRDLGTVEFRPARCGRENGDLCGVELSGEGVRFTLSAADDDIARTHCHWPGIDRHTEINVPAMSLAEGLARVMARPERREIFERAWTLAKGSLG; from the coding sequence ATGACGACGGCAACGGACCTTCGCCCCCTCGGTCCCGTCGAGACCACCGTGCGGCGGGCGCAGGCCACATTGGACGAGCTGTGGGCGCAGACGGACGTGGAGACGCGGGCGTATACGGGGAATATCGTGGCGCTGACGGTGAAAAAGCACCGCGAGCGGGTGGCCGAGGCGCTGGCGGGGCTGGAGGGGCGCTACGCGGGGCGGCAGATCATCGGGGTGATGGACGGCTCGGGCGATGTGATCGTCCACGCGAGCCTCGTGCCGCAGCGGGGCGGGCTGTACATCGAGCGGCTGACGCTGGGGGCGAGTCCCGAGCAGCTTCAGGGGGCGATCCTGCCGCTGCTGCGCCCGGCCACCGTCAACCACGTGTGGTGGGGGGCCGACACCAAGCCGGAGGGGGTGCTGCTCTCCGAACTCACCGATATCGCCGATCAGGTCATCGCGGACAGCCTGACGCTGAACATTCCCCCGGCGCGGCACTACGCGCTGGCGGACCTGGGCTGGAGCCGCAGCGCGGGCTGGCGCGAGGCGCTGGCGCAACTGTTCGACTCGCCCGACGCGGCGCGGCAGTTGCCGGGGGTGGACCGCCTCACCGTACGCTACGCGGGGAGGAACGACCTGCCCGCCCGCCTCTTCGCCGGGTGGGTGGCGAGCACGCTGGGCTGGCGCGACCTGGGCACCGTGGAGTTCCGCCCCGCCCGCTGCGGGCGCGAGAACGGCGACCTGTGCGGTGTGGAGCTGTCGGGCGAGGGGGTGCGCTTCACCCTGAGCGCCGCCGACGACGACATCGCCCGCACCCACTGCCACTGGCCGGGGATAGACCGGCACACCGAGATCAACGTGCCCGCCATGAGCCTCGCCGAGGGTCTGGCCCGCGTGATGGCCCGCCCGGAGCGCCGCGAAATCTTCGAGCGGGCGTGGACGCTGGCGAAGGGAAGTCTGGGATGA